DNA from Frateuria edaphi:
GCGCTCGTAGCGCCGGTGACGATCGGCCCCAACGCCACCATCGGCGCAGGGTCCGTGATCACCAAGGATGCGCCCGAGGGCGAACTCACGGTCGGGCGTGCGCGCCAGCAGACGATCCCCGGCTACAAACGGCCCATCAAGAAACCGAAACGGTAGGAGCGCACCCGTGCGCGACTGCAGGCTGTGGCACTGTCCCAAGGGAAAGCTGGCCGGTGTAGAAGCGCACTCTGCGCGCGCATGAGCGGGCCGCGCGGTCGCGCACAGTGTCTTTTGCGACCGCGATACGTCCCTTCCGCGGGTGTGCGTCAGGCGTAACGCCAGCCGTCGATCTCCACCAGCAGTTCGGTGCGGCAGATGTCGCCGTGGAGCAACAGCACCGGCACGCCGGGCAGGCGCCGGGTGATGAACTCGCGCACCTGCGCGGCGTCGGCCGGATGGCGCACGTAGGCCTTCAGTGGCGAGTGGGTGTCGAACCCGGGCGCCAGGCGACCGCGCGCCAGCAGCGCCTCGAGGTTGGTGAAGGTCTCCTCGAGCTGCGCTTGCAGGTCGTCCTCATGCGCCGAGGCGTGGCCAACCACCGCCGCCGTGCCGGAAATCGCCAGTGCGTCCTGCGCCGGCAGCAGCATCGCGCGGGCGAAGCTCGGCGGCGTGCGGCCGTACTGGCGCGGGTAGCACCAGGCGCTGACCTGCCGGGGGTTCTCGATGCGTTCGCCCGGCTGGTCGCAAGCCAGCAGGTACACCTGCAGGCGACCGCGCGGTCCGTGGTGGCCGATCGCGGTGGCGGCCGGGTAGCCGTCGGCGAAGAACTCGCCCATGCCGGTGGCGCGGCCTTCGCAGAACAGCTTGTAACGCTCGGCGTCACCCTCGCCCTGGTTGATCGCCTCCAGGTAATTCCAGATCCGCAGCACGTGCCGTTCGGCGCGGCCCTCGATCAGCCGGCGCAACGCATGGTAGGCATGGGTCGCCGCAGGACCGGGACCACCATGGGCGGCTTCATCCAGCTCCACCGCGGCGAACAGCCAGCCGCCGCCGACCGCCCAGCGCACGTCGCCGTCACGGCCGTGGTCCACCTCGGCATCGACTTGCCACAGCTCCAGCGACGCCGGCGCGTCGAAGCTTTCCAGCGCGACGCGCAACCAGCGC
Protein-coding regions in this window:
- a CDS encoding pteridine-dependent deoxygenase, with the translated sequence MMQGCENALAEPLPRRAPRIAYRSGDAATVLAEYGTLAVFGFGSGAPASEDPRWLRVALESFDAPASLELWQVDAEVDHGRDGDVRWAVGGGWLFAAVELDEAAHGGPGPAATHAYHALRRLIEGRAERHVLRIWNYLEAINQGEGDAERYKLFCEGRATGMGEFFADGYPAATAIGHHGPRGRLQVYLLACDQPGERIENPRQVSAWCYPRQYGRTPPSFARAMLLPAQDALAISGTAAVVGHASAHEDDLQAQLEETFTNLEALLARGRLAPGFDTHSPLKAYVRHPADAAQVREFITRRLPGVPVLLLHGDICRTELLVEIDGWRYA